ATCATGCAATTCTTCAGTCTGAGGACGAATGACATACTGAACCTGAAAACGGCTGCCGGTATTCAATTCTTCATTCAGGGTAACATTTTCCAGATATTCTAAAAGAGAAGTTCCCTGGTACCAATCTGTCTGAGCTGACTTGGATACAATATTGTCGCCTTTAAGGGCCGAAATCGGAAAATAGCTTACGTCATTTAATCCAAGACTTTCCGCAATTTTAGCATAATCTGCTTTAATAGTTTCAAATACTTCCTGTGAATACTCCACCATGTCCATTTTATTAATGGCTACAGCTACTTTCTTCAATTTTAATAACGAAGCAATGATGGAATGTCTTCTGGTTTGCTCGATTACTCCCTGACGGGCATCAATCAGAATTACCATCAAATCGGAGTTGGAAGCTCCGGTAATCATGTTTCTTGTATATTGTACGTGACCGGGAGCATCGGCAATGATAAATTTTCTTTTGGAGGTTGAAAAATACCTGTATGCAACATCGATGGTGATCCCCTGCTCCCTTTCAGCACGTAAACCGTCCGTAAGAAGAGCAAGGTCTACCCCGTCATCATTTTTATTTTTAGAATGTTTTTCCAGTACTTCTAACTGGTCCTGTAAAATACTTTTACTATCGTATAGCAGTCTTCCGATCAGGGTACTTTTACCGTCATCTACGCTTCCTGCTGTTATAAATCTTAATATATCCATCTGTTTTGTTTATGAGTAATGAATAATAGGTAATGAGTAATGGTGAGTGTCATAAGTAGAAAAGTTGTTATTTAATCACTTATTACTCATTACTCATTGCTAATTACTTATTTAAAAATAGCCTCCTTTTTTACGATCTTCCATTGCCGCTTCTGTGACACGGTCATCAATTCTGGTTTCGCCGCGTTCAGAGATTCTTGTGGCTACAATTTCTTCAATCACAGCATCAATGGTTGTTGCTTTAGATTCTACTGCTGCAGTGCAGGTCATATCTCCTACGGTGCGGTATCTTATCTTTTTTACAGTAATTACATCATCTGTTTCCAGGGTTGCGTGGTCAGAATTAGCAATCCATTGCCCGTTGAGATCTACCACTTCTCTGTCATGTGAGAAGTAAATGGATGGAAGTTCAATTTTTTCTCTTCGGATATAGTTCCAGATGTCAAGTTCTGTCCAGTTGCTGATCGGAAATACTCTTACATTTTCTCCTTTATGGATTTTTCCGTTGAAGATGCTCCATAATTCCGGACGTTGAAGTTTTGGATCCCACTGTCCGAATTCATCACGAACAGAGAAGACTCTTTCTTTGGCGCGGGCTTTTTCTTCGTCTCTGCGGGCGCCTCCGATACAGGCATCAAATTCAAATTCTTCGATAGTATCGAGTAAAGTAAAGGTTTGCAGCCAGTTTCTGCTTGGGAATTTCCCTTTAGGCTCTGTTAACCCTTTCTTTTTGATGGTATCTTCTACTTTACGAACTACCAAGTCAACTTCCAGGTGATTAACAAGTTCATCTCTAAAGTTCAAGACCTCAGGAAAGTTGTGTCCTGTATCTACATGAACAAACTTGAAAGGTATTTTTCCGTAGCGGAATGCTTTTGATGCTAAATGAGCCAGCACAATACTGTCTTTTCCACCGCTAAACAAAAGTGCCGGGCGTTCAAA
This Chryseobacterium sp. G0162 DNA region includes the following protein-coding sequences:
- a CDS encoding sulfate adenylyltransferase subunit 1; the encoded protein is MDILRFITAGSVDDGKSTLIGRLLYDSKSILQDQLEVLEKHSKNKNDDGVDLALLTDGLRAEREQGITIDVAYRYFSTSKRKFIIADAPGHVQYTRNMITGASNSDLMVILIDARQGVIEQTRRHSIIASLLKLKKVAVAINKMDMVEYSQEVFETIKADYAKIAESLGLNDVSYFPISALKGDNIVSKSAQTDWYQGTSLLEYLENVTLNEELNTGSRFQVQYVIRPQTEELHDYRGYAGQVLSGKFQKGDPIQILPAGITTEIAKIEINGIEKEEAFEGQPVVIHINDDVDISRGDIFATEEQLPVIEKDLEVLLCWLDQKSLQPGNKYLLQQNSRLIRAVVKEIDYKIDVNTLTQEKAEGDIKLNEVVKVTLRTAQPLVYDSFINNKRTGSAILVDETSNSTVAACIIQ
- the cysD gene encoding sulfate adenylyltransferase subunit CysD → MSTYHLDYLDQLEAESIYILREVAGQFERPALLFSGGKDSIVLAHLASKAFRYGKIPFKFVHVDTGHNFPEVLNFRDELVNHLEVDLVVRKVEDTIKKKGLTEPKGKFPSRNWLQTFTLLDTIEEFEFDACIGGARRDEEKARAKERVFSVRDEFGQWDPKLQRPELWSIFNGKIHKGENVRVFPISNWTELDIWNYIRREKIELPSIYFSHDREVVDLNGQWIANSDHATLETDDVITVKKIRYRTVGDMTCTAAVESKATTIDAVIEEIVATRISERGETRIDDRVTEAAMEDRKKGGYF